From a region of the Deltaproteobacteria bacterium genome:
- a CDS encoding ribonuclease PH, producing MPRPDGRANDELRPLSITPRFQRHPAGSALIRLGDTWVVCAASIEDRVPPFVETPGTGWVTAEYAMLPSATHTRGRRSQGGRDKEIQRLIGRALRAVVAFDQLGERTVTLDCDVLQADGGTRCASITGGCVALALALGDGAPALRERVAAVSVGIVDGEVRLDLSYEEDAAAEVDMNVVMTESGRLVEVQGTAERQPFDRAQLAAMLDLAAGGIRRLCAAQQAAIDAAREGGHT from the coding sequence ATGCCTCGCCCCGACGGACGCGCAAACGACGAGCTTCGGCCCCTGTCGATCACCCCGCGCTTTCAGCGCCATCCCGCCGGCAGCGCGCTGATCCGGCTCGGCGACACCTGGGTGGTGTGCGCCGCATCGATCGAAGACCGCGTGCCCCCGTTCGTCGAGACGCCGGGCACCGGCTGGGTGACGGCGGAATATGCGATGCTGCCGAGTGCGACACACACGCGCGGACGCCGCTCGCAGGGCGGCCGCGACAAGGAGATCCAGCGGCTGATCGGACGGGCGTTGCGCGCGGTCGTCGCGTTCGACCAGCTCGGTGAACGGACGGTCACGCTCGACTGCGACGTGCTGCAGGCCGACGGCGGCACGCGGTGCGCGTCCATTACCGGGGGATGCGTGGCCCTCGCGCTGGCCCTGGGCGACGGTGCGCCGGCTCTGCGCGAACGCGTCGCCGCGGTGTCGGTCGGCATTGTCGACGGCGAGGTGCGGCTCGACCTGTCATACGAGGAGGACGCGGCGGCCGAGGTCGACATGAACGTCGTGATGACCGAGTCGGGCCGGCTCGTCGAAGTGCAGGGCACGGCCGAGCGCCAGCCATTCGATCGCGCCCAGCTCGCGGCGATGCTCGACCTCGCGGCCGGCGGGATCCGCCGGCTGTGTGCCGCCCAGCAGGCGGCGATCGACGCCGCCCGGGAAGGGGGGCACACGTGA
- a CDS encoding N-acetylmuramoyl-L-alanine amidase gives MNRLLIMLSLGLAPAAAIAQPPADAPLIVIDPGHGGANTGAPGAEPGVYEKRETLAMARCVAERLRAAGFRVALTRERDEYVSLRDRVRRAHALGADRFVSIHFNATERHDQRGYETYVLTPEAIEVDAPALRYDDGPARAGVDRRTAALLDDVERSLALPASAALALRVQRALRSVRGPEGDRGVRQDAMHVLLGLTMPAVLVEVGFLDHPIEGPQLRRPDTRAAICEALASAMAGP, from the coding sequence ATGAATCGCCTTCTCATCATGCTATCGCTCGGGTTGGCACCTGCGGCGGCGATCGCGCAGCCCCCAGCGGACGCGCCCCTCATCGTGATCGACCCGGGCCACGGCGGCGCGAACACCGGCGCCCCCGGCGCCGAACCCGGCGTGTACGAAAAGCGCGAGACCCTCGCCATGGCCCGATGCGTCGCGGAACGGCTGCGCGCGGCGGGCTTCCGCGTCGCTCTCACGCGCGAGCGCGACGAGTACGTGTCGCTGCGCGACCGCGTCCGCCGCGCCCACGCTCTCGGCGCCGACCGGTTCGTGAGCATCCACTTCAACGCCACCGAGCGCCACGATCAGCGCGGCTACGAAACGTACGTGCTCACCCCCGAGGCCATCGAGGTGGACGCGCCGGCGCTGCGGTACGACGACGGCCCCGCACGCGCTGGCGTGGACCGACGGACCGCCGCGCTGCTCGACGACGTGGAGCGCAGCCTCGCGCTGCCCGCGTCGGCCGCTCTGGCGCTGCGCGTGCAGCGCGCCCTCCGCTCCGTCCGCGGACCCGAGGGCGATCGCGGGGTGCGCCAGGACGCCATGCACGTGCTGCTCGGGCTCACCATGCCGGCGGTGCTCGTCGAGGTCGGCTTCCTCGACCATCCGATCGAAGGCCCGCAGCTGCGCCGGCCCGACACGCGCGCCGCGATCTGCGAGGCGCTCGCGTCCGCGATGGCCGGCCCGTGA